aaaagaCGAAATGAATTTCACAATTAATGTGCCAATAACAGTGAGAAAAGCAGAAATGTTACTTACAGTGCTAAAGTATGggttaacatataatttaccACAATCTGCCATAGCTgacttatttaaaatgttaaatagttttttgGGATTGTCGATATTACCAGATACGCGCTATCTTATTGATTAGATATTTAACTCAAATGAAAACATTGAATACCATGCTGTTTGtccaaattgtaaaaaatacgttaaaaaatttaatcgaaaagATCGTCGTGCTAAGTGTAATACATGTGatacagaaattttattaaaagattcaACGTATACAGACTTTTTTACCATTATTAAGGTACGCAATGAAATCGCTAATTTAATTCAAGACAACAGCAGACATTATGAATCTGTAGTTAATGATAGAATGCgaaataaggaaaatattgatgaatTTATTGATGGAGTaatgtataagaaatttatgaaTGCTTTATCAGCGaatgacaaaataaattttgtaacagCGACTTTCAATAGTGATGGATCACCGGTTTTTGAAAGttctaaattttcaatttggcctattcaattaataattaatgaaatgccATTTGAGATAAGAATGTCTAATCCCATTGTTTGCGGAGTATGGTTTGGTAAAGATAAACcggatatgaatatttttttagaaccATTTGTTGCTTACATGAACGAATTATCAAACGAAGGTGTTTGGTGtaccataaaaaataaagaccATTGTATTAAAGTGTACACAGTATGTTGCTGTGTCGATTCCGTGGCTCGTGCACCAATGCAAGGTTTAGTTCAATATAATGGTTACTATGGATGTAATTGGTGCTTGCATCCAGGTTTTTATGTTGCATTACAAAGAGGTGGAAGTATCAAATATGTCCTTTTAGATGAGATGCCATCCAAACGAACTGAGATGCAAATGATTAGACACATGCAGCAGAGTCTAACATCTGCAAATCCTGTTTATGGCGTTAAAAAACCAACAGTTCTACTAAATTTGAGAGGTTTTAACGTAATTTCTGGGTTTGTTCCGGATAGTATGCACTGCATCAATTTGGGAATAGCagaacaatttttacaatactgGATTGAATCAAACAACTTACCATACTCATTGACTAATAATGATATtcataatattgatattatgttaaaagaaataaaagttccAAATCAAATTGCCCGATTATCTCGCTCTATTCGAGACAGAAAATGGTGGAAGGCGAGAGAGTACGAAAATTGGACTCTCTACTATAGCATTCCGATTCTAATGTGTTTTTCTCATTTGCAAATTTATGCGAAACATTGGGCGCTCTTGGTAGAagcatattacattttattaaaaagaagtaTTACACGCATTGAACTAAATCATGCAGATGGTCTATTGAAAAGATTTGTTGCTTAcactgaaatatattattcagaaAGTGCAATGACATTTAACATTCATCAGCTATTACACTTGGCACAAAGCGTGGCAGATTGGGGGCCGCTATGGGCTCACTCTGGATATTGCTTCGAAAGTGGTAATGGTCAAATTGTAAAGAAAGTCCAAGCTGCTAAGGGAGTTATTCATCAGATATGTAGGACAATTGCTATGAATCAAAgtcaattaattctgaaagaaCACGTAGCACTAAGACCGTTTTCAATGATCAGTAATTTTATATCCTATCTTGACAAAAAACATGCCAAAACAACCTTCAAAATATCTCATGCAAGATACTTTGGAACAAACTATCCAACAAATGTAAGATGGATTCAAGAACTTGGCTTATCACATGAAAGTAGGGTGtatcataaaattgttaaagagCGTTGTCTATATATATCGTCCAGAAAAAATAGGCTCCGctcaaataattcttttgcTCTTACAAAGGAAGGAAGTTTTATCCgaataatagattttataatcgACCCGTTAAGTAGAAAAGAGTATACAATATGCAATGTAGTAAATACAGAACATattttcgataataataatacatcgATGAAAAAAGTAATAGATATTCCTAATGCATTACTTGCAATAGAAACTAATACGATTGAAAGGGTTTGcgtttttattgatattaataatgcgATGTATATTTGTGCAGTgccaaatttgtttttttattaataacattttttttcatatacgcaattattgttttaattctcatgttttaacattgaaatacaaCCGATATACAAGTACAATTGTATCGGTATCGTCCCATTTTGACTTgcaagatttaa
The Temnothorax longispinosus isolate EJ_2023e chromosome 7, Tlon_JGU_v1, whole genome shotgun sequence DNA segment above includes these coding regions:
- the LOC139815761 gene encoding uncharacterized protein; its protein translation is MRNKENIDEFIDGVMYKKFMNALSANDKINFVTATFNSDGSPVFESSKFSIWPIQLIINEMPFEIRMSNPIVCGVWFGKDKPDMNIFLEPFVAYMNELSNEGVWCTIKNKDHCIKVYTVCCCVDSVARAPMQGLVQYNGYYGCNWCLHPGFYVALQRGGSIKYVLLDEMPSKRTEMQMIRHMQQSLTSANPVYGVKKPTVLLNLRGFNVISGFVPDSMHCINLGIAEQFLQYWIESNNLPYSLTNNDIHNIDIMLKEIKVPNQIARLSRSIRDRKWWKAREYENWTLYYSIPILMCFSHLQIYAKHWALLVEAYYILLKRSITRIELNHADGLLKRFVAYTEIYYSESAMTFNIHQLLHLAQSVADWGPLWAHSGYCFESGNGQIVKKVQAAKGVIHQICRTIAMNQSQLILKEHVALRPFSMISNFISYLDKKHAKTTFKISHARYFGTNYPTNVRWIQELGLSHESRVYHKIVKERCLYISSRKNRLRSNNSFALTKEGSFIRIIDFIIDPLSRKEYTICNVVNTEHIFDNNNTSMKKVIDIPNALLAIETNTIERVCVFIDINNAMYICAVPNLFFY